A single Planctomycetota bacterium DNA region contains:
- a CDS encoding type II toxin-antitoxin system Phd/YefM family antitoxin: MKTIAASQFKAHALATIAEVAATRESVIVTKRGKPLVRVSPVEEPSQDHAPGKLAHTLIFEGDIVSPLGDEDWDACR; encoded by the coding sequence TTGAAGACAATCGCGGCCAGCCAGTTCAAGGCTCACGCCCTCGCCACCATCGCCGAGGTAGCCGCCACGCGGGAGAGCGTGATCGTGACCAAGCGGGGCAAGCCCCTGGTGCGCGTGAGCCCGGTCGAGGAGCCGTCCCAGGACCACGCGCCCGGAAAGCTCGCCCACACGCTGATCTTCGAGGGGGACATTGTTTCGCCCTTGGGCGACGAGGACTGGGACGCCTGCCGGTGA
- a CDS encoding type II toxin-antitoxin system VapC family toxin — protein MKCLPDTHAWVWWHASPRRLSRRVRELIGRPGAYEELLLSAISPWEFAKLIEKGRLAVSCGPEEWVQQALRMAKLRVVPLTPRIACRSTSLPQPFRGDPADQTIVATAREEGATVLARDMRIRGYPHVPSLW, from the coding sequence GTGAAGTGCCTCCCCGACACCCACGCCTGGGTGTGGTGGCACGCGAGCCCGCGACGGCTCTCGCGGCGGGTTCGGGAGTTGATCGGCCGCCCAGGCGCCTACGAGGAACTGCTGCTGTCTGCCATCTCCCCCTGGGAGTTCGCCAAGCTCATCGAGAAGGGCAGGCTGGCCGTGTCCTGCGGGCCAGAGGAGTGGGTGCAACAGGCGCTCCGGATGGCCAAACTACGCGTCGTGCCGCTCACCCCGCGGATTGCCTGCCGTTCCACATCCCTGCCTCAGCCATTCCGCGGTGACCCGGCCGACCAGACCATCGTGGCGACTGCGCGAGAGGAGGGTGCGACGGTGCTGGCGCGGGACATGCGAATCCGCGGCTACCCTCACGTGCCCA